From the genome of Podospora bellae-mahoneyi strain CBS 112042 chromosome 2, whole genome shotgun sequence:
AAAAACACCAGCTGTCTCTTGCTGGGTGCTGGAACGCTTGGCAGTTATGTGTCTAGGAATCTCATGGGCTGGGGCGTACGGAAGATCACTTTTGTGGACTATGGTGCCGTTTCATTCTCGAATCCTGTTAGGCAGCCATTATTCGAGTTTGAGGACTGTCTTCAAGGTGGCAAACCAAAGGCTTTGAAGGCGGCTGAGGCGCTCAGAAGGATCTACCCGGGAGTGGAAGCCGAAGGGCATGTGCTCTCGGTGCCTATGTTGGGGCACCCAGTTACCAACGAGGCTAAGACCCGAGACGACTTCAATAAGCTAGAAGAGCTGGTCAACTCACACGATGCCGTTTTTATGCTCTTGGATACCCGCGAGTCGAGGTGGTTGCCTACGCTCATGGCCAAATCCGCGAACAAAATCGTCCTCAATGCTGCGCTTGGATTCGACACATATGTGGTCATGAGACATGGAGCCAAACCGGAAGATGGGAGTGAAGACACTCTGGGTTGCTATTTCTGCAACGAcgtcgttgttgctgccgaTGTAAGTTTTCTGACTGTCCCTATTCTCTACACAATACACAAAACTAACGAGCAAATAGTCCATGAAGGACGCAACCCTGGATCAACAATGCACCGTCACCCGTCCCGGAGTGGCAACTATTGCCTCGGCTCTCCTCGTCGAGTTGTTCTCCAGCATTCTCCAGCATCCACAGAGGCAGCACGCCCCCGCACCTGTTCCATCGGCCAATGGAGAATATGAACGTGACCCCCCTGAGCATCCCTTGGGCATCGTACCACACCAGATTAGAGGGTTCTTGTCCTCGTTCAACAATATGAATATCCGTGGGAGGTCATACCCACAGTGCAGTGCTTGCTCCAAGCCAATTCTGGAAGCTTATGCAaaggatggatggggatTCGTCAAAAAGGCCCTAGCTGATAGGGACTATGTTGCCGAGTTGAGTGGGCTGGCTGAAGTTCAACGACAGGCGGAAGCGGCTGCTGCAGATGTGGAGTGgagcgaggaagaaggtgacGATGACGGCGAGGGTATACTACTATGACGTTAGTGAATGCTTTTGTAGATACGGGCTATACTGGCGTCTTGGTGTTAGCGGGTTCCATGGTTATCCAGGGTTTAGGTCAAGTCTTTGGCCTTATGATAGATGAGATATTATATGCTGTTCTGCTTGTGATTTATCTGAGAGGTGTACTAGGAAAGTCGAGAGGAGTGCTAAGTTCTGCAGAGAACGGGCAGACCACGACACTCATCTTGTCTGTGGTAAAGCTACAAGCGAGCGAATGTTGCCAAAACTGCTGCCTCCAGTGTCATCACATTGACCATCTTTGAAGCCTTTCATATTCTGTCAAAGTCGCTATACTTTTGTCCACAACATGATTGCTCTCGCAAGTCGAACCCCCGGCTAGATGCCCATCACGCCAACCCAACTTCGTCCTAGCCCCGCCAAGCTCGTCCCTATCTTATCCCAAAGCGGTCAAACCCGTCAAAACTTCCCGCCCCACTTTAtttttcccttccctctctccccaaaatttccccaccaccaaacttggccccttcctttttttctccagCAACCACCCCGACAAAACAACTGACAAAGATGGCGCAAGGAGCCATCAAAAAGGCCCCCAAGGCCAACCCGGGGCTCACCAAAGCCaagggcagcggcggcggagcGAAAAAGGtcaacaaaccccaaaaGGCCAAGAGCGGCGGGAGTGCAGacaagcaaaagaagaagttcACCTCGGGCATGGTGGCCAAGACGGAGCTGATGCTGGGGGCGAGGGCGGGGCATCTGGAGCTgattgggaaggggagggacaAGACGAAGAAGGGGCCTGCGACGGAGAATAAAGGGGGCAGCCGGAAGTTTGGTTAAGACTGACTGCGCACTTTGTATGGTGGCAAGTCTGGGACGGAGAACGACGGCGGGGCGGGTGGGAGAtttggaaggggatggaAACGACAAGGGAAAGGACGACAAGATACCCATTGTTTACGATATTTTTTCGCGATTCTTGCATGACTTTTGGGATTGGAAGGGATTTGGTACGACTCAATATGGCCGACAGACTGCTCGCTTTTGTCAAAATTGCATTTACGCCTCGACAAAACTCTCGGCGACTTCTCTCAAGACGCCCTCTACATACTTTGCGTCCctctcaacctcgaccctCCAGGTCGACACAGCGATTCTCACCGCCTTCCTGCCTTGCCATTGCGTCCCGCTCACAAACATCTTGCCCGTCTGGTTGATCCGATCAACGAGAACATTATTCAGCGCCTCGTTTCTCGCCCGGAATAACACAATCATGAAGATGTCTTCCTCGACATGATTCTCAGTCTCAGGAAGCATCTCGTAATGTTCAGAGTTGTGGATAAAAGAGGCGAGTTTCCTGGCAAGGAACACCATCCGGCTGAACATGGCCTCCATGCCCTCTCGGCCCTCGCTTTTCAGGACGGCATAAACTGGCAGGGCGCGGAAGCGACGGGAGTTCTCAAGGCCGATGTTCAAAGGGCCGAAGATCCCATCTTCTTGGGAACCGgcagcagaggaggatggcgggggagCCAGGTAGGCGGCGCCCGGGTTGCTAAACACTTGAGtgagggtggatgggtggcGGGAGAAGAAAATGCCGTTGTCGTAGGGCTTTTTaacacgcacacacacacacacatattAATACAGCAAGCAAATAAAAAGTTGAAAACATATacaaaaaaaactcaccacATTGAGAAGTTTATGCCCATCCACGCAGATACTATCCGCCAATTCCATGCCCGCGACACAGGCACGCAGACTAAGAAACTGGTCTGTTTTGGGCAGAGCCCGGGCAAAGATGCCAAAGGCGCCGTCGACGTGGATCCAGGCCTTGTAACGGTCAGCCAGGCTGCGGATCTTGGGCATGTCGAAGATGGCTGTGGCGAACCGGCCGGTGTTGACCTCGCCCGAGGAGATGGCTATGATGCATGCTGTGCTGTTTTTTTCAGCCTCTTTCAGGGCTGGTTCCAACTTGTCGAGGTCAATTCTCCACGGTTTGGCATCTTGTCCTACATCGAGCAcgcactcctcccccaaccccaataTCTTGGCCGCCTTGAGCAGCGAAGAATGGGGTTTCGACGTCAGAATCTTGATATCTGCCACCCCAGCGGCAATACAAGCTTTGACCAAGCCTACCTTGGCCACGGATTTTTCAGGGGAAGAGAGGCGGGAGGAGATGAGATATTCCCTCCCGCAGGCCAAACCGAGGATGTTGGCGCCCGTGGCGCCTGTGGTGAAAGTCTTGGCTGGGAAGCGGGAGGGTGGCAGgtcaaggagggagaggagcaTGGATAGGGTTGTTGACTCGACaaaggtggcggaggagtgGACCCAtcctgatgatgatgatgactggggGAAATGGACCTGGACGTTCTGGTCGAGAGcggtgacgaggttgtcTGCTGCTTGGGCTATGGGGAGGCAGGAGCCGGTTACGAAGCCGTAGTAGtagggggaggttgattgCTGGTTTaaggagggaaggatggACTCCAACaggtgggtgagggttgaggagggagtcgatggggggaggtcaaagggggcggaggggagggaggagagggtttgggttagggtttggggggtggggaggacggggtgggtggtggtgagggttgttaCGGTGGCGCGGAGGCGGGTGTAGGctgagaggaggaaggcggatTCGGGGTCGGGTCCGGGGTCGGGGTGGAGATCTGGACCGGTGGGTATGTTCGGGGTCGTCATGATGGGCgggatggaggtgggagggcggGTGTTCTTGGTGTTTGATTCGGAGGAAAGCTCCCGGCAATGGCTGACTTGGCAAGGTGCTAAGAGAAGACGGTGAGGCTCGGAGGATATTTGAGAAGGGCCAATGACGGGGGGAGGAAAAGTGCTTGAGAGGGATCTTTGAAAGCATGCTGTAGATTTGAGAGCATCAACTGGTTGGTCATATGCATGGCGCGTGCGGAGTCGGTAAATGCGAGCGGGATGGGTGCTCCCTCTCGGGCCCTTAGGCAGGAGGGAATGCTAGTTGGGCCATGGGGGAAACCATCGTCATTCGACCCCTCGTAAACCTGAGCTCTGCAACAGGTTGGAGCAGAAAAGTGGTCGGGGACACACCCTGGCGATGGATGGGGAAGGACGGTAGCCTTGTAACCCTCTCGGTAGCGGGTGTAACGTGAAACGTGCGGAACTTTCTTTGGACTTTTTAGATTTTTTTTCTCCGGACATTTCCCCTAGTCGGATGAGATATCAATCGGCTGTTATCAATCTGTCCTAGTACTAGATGTGAGCCCATGACGGGCCTGCTACCAAGCGTTGAGTGTGAATGGATGCCTAGAGACGTGCCAAGGTCGGAAGACAGTCTGATGGTGATAGAAACATATGCCCCATTTGAGAAGGCGATAAATGGAAGCCTTAGATGTGCAGCTGCAGGCTGTTGTTCCATGTTGCCCCTCACCCAGCGAGCCGGTGAGAGTGAGGGGAATATCGAGCTGTCATGCAGCGTGCAGCACGCAACAACCCGAAGCGGAGACTGCTACACAGCCATCTATACGGGGGAGGCCTTCTGATAGGTTGAGCTTAATTACCACGCGATACCTGTTACGCCTCTGCATCAGAGGTTGTCgaagacgaaaagaaaacaaagaaCGGGCAAGCTGACCATCTCCAGGCACCCGTGGACCTGTTTTTCAGCAGCCTTCCCCAGGTCCACTCCGGACTCCGGTGGTCTTCGGTTAGCGGCACCGTGCCATGAATTTGGCCACATGCCAACTTGAATCGTGATAAGTCGCGAGAACAGGAAGCAAGATCGATGGCGAGAATGATTGGGAAAGAGGGAAGACCGGCAGTTAAATATTCGGGTGATAAACCTCACTAAAACCCAGGAGTCCCTTGCTACTTTAGCGCCCATGATCAGCATGCTTCCCACTAAAACGGGAGTTCCCACACCCAAATCTCGCCTGAACGGGACGGCACTCGACACAGGGCTCATAGTGAACATGCTGCAGTATCCCTTGGTATCCCTTGTAAAACCCCCGTTTCTTCACCATTCCAGGGCCAAAGCTAGCTCCGTGGGCAAAATCAGCTCAGGGTGGTATGCGACTCTAGGGCCGGATCTCTAatcttttgctgctgccgccatcatcattACTCCCCACCACTGATTTATCAAGAGAAATTTACCCAGTTGGTCACCTACCTTACCCACAGCGATCAGGACCTCCCACACCATCGGCGAACAATTGCTGGGTACGACACTAATACAACTTAGCAAGGTAACGGCACGGCACAGACTGATCGATCAACGGGCACCGAGAGCTTCCCGATCTGCCAACAAGTCCAAGTCCACACCACCCAAGGGCAGTTGAGACCCGTTCCGAACTGTTGGGCCAGTGATCCACGCACACGGGTCTTTGTTCTGACAGAACGCTCCCGCTTCTGGATCACACCCAAACTGTTGGGTCAAGGCTGCCGCTCAAATCGACAAAGAACCAAGGGACCAGCAGGGAGGGCTCCGAGCGCAAAGGGCCTTGCGTGGAGGATCCGGGG
Proteins encoded in this window:
- a CDS encoding hypothetical protein (COG:E; EggNog:ENOG503NX97), with the protein product MTTPNIPTGPDLHPDPGPDPESAFLLSAYTRLRATVTTLTTTHPVLPTPQTLTQTLSSLPSAPFDLPPSTPSSTLTHLLESILPSLNQQSTSPYYYGFVTGSCLPIAQAADNLVTALDQNVQVHFPQSSSSSGWVHSSATFVESTTLSMLLSLLDLPPSRFPAKTFTTGATGANILGLACGREYLISSRLSSPEKSVAKVGLVKACIAAGVADIKILTSKPHSSLLKAAKILGLGEECVLDVGQDAKPWRIDLDKLEPALKEAEKNSTACIIAISSGEVNTGRFATAIFDMPKIRSLADRYKAWIHVDGAFGIFARALPKTDQFLSLRACVAGMELADSICVDGHKLLNVPYDNGIFFSRHPSTLTQVFSNPGAAYLAPPPSSSAAGSQEDGIFGPLNIGLENSRRFRALPVYAVLKSEGREGMEAMFSRMVFLARKLASFIHNSEHYEMLPETENHVEEDIFMIVLFRARNEALNNVLVDRINQTGKMFVSGTQWQGRKAVRIAVSTWRVEVERDAKYVEGVLREVAESFVEA
- the ATG7 gene encoding Autophagy protein 7 (COG:H; EggNog:ENOG503NW0M), translating into MAPVKFVPFSSEIELPFYSSLFSSKLDHDRLDDSARAVLGVYEPRVQADPEASVRMQILGNALTAKDDDSLPVGTSRAKGFIKNVNTIEDFNNVNKTAMIEDIGRQIWDAIQDGTIYSVPSLLSSFAILSFADLKKYRFTYWFAFPALHFKKPLWERSGDVERLNSRESEALVESVGTWRYTVSTEKEHGFFLAKKSRGEHSTGRGPVDDSMAEEIGYQWQIGSLRDFENGFFNDIPEEDRYVAFVDPSNYPEHPSWPLRNLLVLISHRYRLKKVQILCYRDTQARRHEARSIILPLSLNLPKDFDFATVPDVTGWERDGGSKLRRRVADLAEYMDPTKLADQAVDLNLKLMKWRLAPNLELDTIKNTSCLLLGAGTLGSYVSRNLMGWGVRKITFVDYGAVSFSNPVRQPLFEFEDCLQGGKPKALKAAEALRRIYPGVEAEGHVLSVPMLGHPVTNEAKTRDDFNKLEELVNSHDAVFMLLDTRESRWLPTLMAKSANKIVLNAALGFDTYVVMRHGAKPEDGSEDTLGCYFCNDVVVAADSMKDATLDQQCTVTRPGVATIASALLVELFSSILQHPQRQHAPAPVPSANGEYERDPPEHPLGIVPHQIRGFLSSFNNMNIRGRSYPQCSACSKPILEAYAKDGWGFVKKALADRDYVAELSGLAEVQRQAEAAAADVEWSEEEGDDDGEGAIKKAPKANPGLTKAKGSGGGAKKVNKPQKAKSGGSADKQKKKFTSGMVAKTELMLGARAGHLELIGKGRDKTKKGPATENKGGSRKFG